In the genome of Oncorhynchus gorbuscha isolate QuinsamMale2020 ecotype Even-year unplaced genomic scaffold, OgorEven_v1.0 Un_scaffold_1129, whole genome shotgun sequence, one region contains:
- the LOC124021561 gene encoding uncharacterized protein LOC124021561: MFSLRKAKEIMSLNGSRNERGHGKKGTRKRRQYSREALETAVEKVKSGMSLREASRESGIPHTTLQDHKKNKYVLAPHPNLAITTEEETSLISYVLWMADHAFPISRTVVKALAVAIIKESGRSTVVNLERGLSDNWWSRFRARHPELSARVADPLHRARVQGATPAAIKGFFDVYEPIFVSHGLEHKPHLIFNCDEMGFSDKLKSGEKVLCGKGRKHIYQQQKQHTTREHITMRCCVSAAGESIPPFVIFHKCLPSTAYALEGPPKALYAVSPKGYMDAELFLKWLLFFVKHAPKERPLVLVVDQHKTHLSREVVKFCRENQVEVVCLPANTHVLQPLEISVFGPLKTVFSRNAARLGLVRGDLVIGKKHFSAMLREAYPQAVTKKTLWLAGEAGADHPGPQRSNLRGHCRNPRPQSSREPSNDHMSCPGWLLFDLRAACPSHKPFGGRRTRLSRPGQCPGAPSLPDI; the protein is encoded by the exons ATGTTTAGCCTAAGGAAGGCGAAG GAAATAATGTCACTAAATGGAAGTAGAAATGAAAGAGGACATGGAAAGAAAGGGACCAGAAAAAGGAGACAATACTCCAGGGAGGCACTAGAGACAGCTGTAGAGAAAGTAAAATCTGGAATGAGCCTTAGAGAAGCATCCCGTGAGTCAGGgattcctcacaccactctacaagATCACAAAAAGAACAAATATGTCTTGGCCCCTCACCCCAACCTGGCAATAACCACCGAGGAAGAGACCTCCCTAATATCTTATGTCCTCTGGATGGCCGACCATGCGTTCCCTATCAGCAGGACTGTGGTGAAGGCTCTGGCTGTGGCCATCATCAAGGAGAGTGGTCGTAGCACCGTCGTCAATCTGGAAAGGGGACTGAGTGACAACTGGTGGTCTAGATTCAGGGCTCGCCACCCTGAGCTGAGCGCCAGGGTGGCCGACCCGCTCCACCGGGCCAGGGTACAGGGAGCTACTCCTGCCGCCATCAAGGGCTTCTTCGATGTCTACGAGCCTATCTTCGTCAGCCACGGCTTAGAACACAAGCCGCACCTCATCTTCAACTGCGACGAGATGGGGTTTTCGGACAAGCTCAAGTCCGGGGAGAAAGTTCTCTGTGGAAAAGGCAGGAAACACATCTATCAACAACAGAAGCAGCACACCACTAGGGAACATATTACCATGCGCTGCTGTGTGAGTGCAGCTGGTGAGAGTATCCCGCCTTTTGTAATCTTCCACAAGTGCCTCCCCAGTACGGCCTATGCCCTCGAGGGTCCACCGAAGGCCCTGTATGCTGTGTCCCCTAAAGGCTACATGGACGCAGAACTTTTCCTGAAGTGGCTGCTCTTTTTCGTGAAGCACGCCCCAAAGGAGAGGCCCCTGGTGCTCGTAGTGGACCAGCATAAAACTCATCTGTCCAGGGAGGTGGTCAAGTTTTGCCGGGAAAATCAGGTGGAGGTGGTCTGTCTGCCGGCGAATACCCACGTGTTGCAGCCATTGGAAATCAGCGTCTTTGGCCCGCTGAAGACTGTGTTCAGCAGGAATGCTGCACGTCTAGGTCTGGTGCGGGGCGATCTTGTCATCGGCAAGAAGCACTTCTCCGCCATGCTGCGAGAGGCCTATCCCCAGGCGGTCACTAAGAAAACATTATGGCTGG CTGGTGAAGCTGGAGCCGACCACCCCGGACCCCAACGCAGCAACCTCAGAGGCCACTGCAGGAACCCCCGACCCCAAAGCAGCAGAGAGCCCAGCAACGACCACATGTCTTGTCCCGGGTGGCTGCTGTTCGACCTGCGGGCAGCGTGCCCCTCCCACAAACCCTTTGGTGGCCGCAGGACTCGTCTCTCCAGACCCGGCCAATGTCCTGGTGCCCCCAGTCTTCCAGACATCTAA